One Arthrobacter sp. StoSoilB19 DNA window includes the following coding sequences:
- a CDS encoding C4-dicarboxylate transporter DctA: MKIPNPEALKASSVPAKRKPLYKSLFFQILIAVVAGVLIGHFWPDLGSQLRPLGDGFIKLIKMIIAPLIFLVIVTGISAVGDVKAVGRVGVKALLYFTGATLFALVFGLIVGNIVQPGAGLNIDPSTLSQADLDAKTGSAAPKDAASFILDIIPASVIGAFASNSLLQVLFFSVFFGAAIVVIGREKCLPVINVMETILELIFKIMAWIMKVAPLGAFGAMAFIIGQYGLDTLSTYAVLIAACYGAALVFIGLLFVVAWGFARVPLWQFLKYTREEFLLALGTASTEAVMPRIMTKLTNAGCSRATTGLVVPTGYSFNLDGAAIYLSISLLFLAQAFGHHLDLGQQLAALGVLLLTSKGMAGVPGSSFLALSATAAALGIFPVAGVALLLGADRLMDSMRVVVNLLGNCVATFVVSKWEGQFDRSVMLRAFKGEITNHDSAILLGKEEDFEGQELQRLTAGQDPSPKFRGAPTREVVSELPENTSASVGLSGKAK; this comes from the coding sequence ATGAAGATCCCAAACCCTGAGGCACTGAAGGCGAGTTCGGTGCCCGCGAAGAGGAAGCCGCTGTACAAGTCGCTCTTCTTCCAGATTCTGATCGCCGTCGTGGCAGGTGTCCTCATCGGGCATTTCTGGCCGGACCTTGGATCACAACTGAGGCCGCTCGGAGATGGCTTCATCAAACTCATCAAAATGATCATCGCGCCGCTGATCTTCCTGGTGATCGTTACCGGAATTTCAGCCGTAGGCGACGTCAAGGCGGTCGGAAGGGTTGGGGTAAAGGCCCTGCTCTACTTCACGGGAGCAACCCTGTTCGCCCTGGTCTTCGGACTCATTGTGGGAAACATCGTCCAGCCCGGAGCCGGCCTGAACATCGACCCGTCGACGCTCTCCCAGGCAGACCTGGACGCAAAGACCGGGTCCGCGGCACCCAAGGATGCAGCGTCCTTCATTCTGGACATCATCCCGGCCAGCGTCATCGGCGCATTTGCCAGCAACAGCCTCCTGCAAGTGCTCTTCTTCTCAGTGTTTTTTGGTGCTGCCATCGTAGTGATCGGGCGTGAAAAGTGCCTGCCGGTCATCAACGTCATGGAAACCATCCTGGAACTGATCTTCAAGATCATGGCATGGATCATGAAGGTCGCCCCACTGGGCGCCTTCGGCGCCATGGCATTCATCATCGGCCAGTACGGGCTGGATACCCTGAGCACCTACGCGGTCCTGATCGCAGCCTGCTACGGCGCCGCTTTGGTCTTCATCGGCCTGCTGTTCGTCGTGGCCTGGGGGTTTGCCCGGGTGCCGCTCTGGCAGTTCCTGAAGTACACGCGGGAGGAGTTCCTCCTGGCCCTGGGCACCGCATCAACCGAAGCGGTGATGCCCAGGATCATGACCAAACTGACCAACGCGGGCTGTTCCCGTGCCACCACCGGCCTTGTGGTGCCCACCGGTTACTCCTTCAACCTCGATGGCGCCGCGATCTACCTTTCGATCTCCCTGCTGTTCCTGGCCCAGGCCTTCGGCCACCACCTTGACCTTGGCCAACAGCTGGCCGCCCTTGGCGTACTGCTGCTGACATCCAAGGGCATGGCGGGGGTTCCCGGCTCCTCATTCCTCGCGCTTTCCGCCACTGCTGCAGCACTGGGTATCTTCCCGGTGGCCGGCGTGGCACTGCTCCTTGGCGCAGACCGGCTCATGGACTCAATGCGCGTCGTAGTCAACCTGCTGGGCAACTGTGTTGCCACCTTCGTTGTCTCGAAGTGGGAAGGCCAGTTTGACCGCAGCGTCATGCTGCGCGCCTTCAAGGGTGAGATCACCAACCACGACTCCGCGATCCTGCTGGGCAAGGAAGAGGATTTTGAGGGGCAGGAGCTGCAGCGGCTTACAGCGGGACAGGACCCATCACCGAAGTTCCGGGGCGCACCAACACGGGAGGTCGTCTCCGAGTTGCCGGAAAACACAAGCGCCAGCGTCGGCTTGAGCGGCAAAGCCAAGTAG
- a CDS encoding IclR family transcriptional regulator, whose protein sequence is MAGAGRTAAAAPTEAATGLPGTPVLVRALSLLAQFTEQRRALNLSELSRQAGLAPATALRLVRHLTEWGALERLEDGRYVVGVRLWEIASLSPRGHGVRQIALPYLEDLYEVTRHHVLLAVREGTDAVLIDRLSSRTATEVAYRVGGRMPLGTTAVGQVLLAHAAPELLQELLSQPAPPGVPGSVSDAGSLPAARLRGVLANVRQSGVAVVRRDHPSRTVSVAAPIHGAAGDVVAALSIVVPDAQTPAHDLVPLVRAAARAISRSLGHQAKASGAWRHPQLQEPGHPPA, encoded by the coding sequence ATGGCGGGAGCGGGCAGGACGGCAGCCGCCGCGCCCACAGAGGCCGCCACCGGTCTTCCGGGCACGCCCGTACTGGTGCGGGCTCTGAGCCTGCTTGCCCAGTTTACGGAACAGCGCCGTGCCCTGAATCTGTCCGAACTGTCCCGCCAGGCCGGACTTGCCCCTGCCACGGCCCTGCGGCTGGTGCGGCACCTGACGGAGTGGGGCGCGCTGGAACGCCTCGAGGACGGCCGCTACGTGGTGGGTGTGCGCCTCTGGGAAATTGCCTCGCTCTCGCCGCGGGGCCACGGGGTGCGGCAAATCGCCCTGCCTTACCTTGAGGATCTGTACGAGGTCACCCGGCATCACGTGCTGCTTGCCGTCCGCGAAGGCACGGACGCGGTCCTGATCGATCGGCTCTCTTCCCGGACCGCGACGGAGGTGGCCTACCGGGTTGGCGGACGCATGCCGCTGGGGACCACCGCCGTCGGGCAGGTCCTGCTGGCCCACGCCGCTCCGGAGCTGCTGCAGGAACTGCTTTCGCAGCCGGCGCCCCCAGGGGTGCCGGGCAGTGTTTCGGATGCCGGGAGTCTCCCGGCGGCCCGGCTTCGCGGTGTCCTGGCAAACGTAAGGCAATCCGGCGTCGCAGTGGTTCGGCGGGACCATCCCTCCCGCACTGTCTCCGTCGCCGCACCCATTCATGGGGCTGCCGGCGATGTAGTGGCTGCATTGTCCATTGTGGTCCCGGATGCCCAGACGCCGGCGCATGATCTGGTGCCGCTGGTCAGGGCCGCCGCGCGGGCCATCTCGCGAAGCCTCGGCCACCAGGCGAAGGCCAGCGGAGCATGGCGGCACCCGCAGCTCCAGGAGCCGGGCCACCCACCGGCCTGA
- a CDS encoding MFS transporter has product MKRPFAGLLQQAKLMDVPQAYSQRPLTRLESMMNSNAPSKSLASIFVLCWLGLLADGYDLYVYGATLPALIGQPPFNVTPAAAGAVGSLALVGMLLGSLIVGTLTDRLGRRRIFVSALALFSLAMLACAMAPSWELFAAFRFIACFGVGGLLPTAVALTNEFAPRGKKSLVLGAVLTGPATGTVAASLTSLAVLESSGFRPVYAIGAAGLLIVPFAWFLLPESPSFLRTRSRTAEADSIEAAYGLPRTTEVPATAVRVSPTRALFANGTGKTTVLLWGITLLSLLTIFGVSTWLPQIMRTAGFGVGSSVSFLLAYSVGAVVGTVLASVASQKFGPGPLVVVGFASAAAALLLMSANPPAALMTVLAAVAGFGGLGTQNMINDYIAQFYPAATRATGLGWALAVGRIGAIAGPTYGALLVGLGGGVPVAAIAFAAPALLGAVLMLALRTRAVRQPAAPRDAELVR; this is encoded by the coding sequence GTGAAAAGACCGTTCGCAGGGCTGCTGCAGCAGGCCAAGCTGATGGACGTCCCGCAGGCATACAGCCAGCGTCCCTTGACCCGATTGGAATCAATGATGAACTCCAATGCCCCCAGCAAATCCCTGGCCAGTATCTTCGTGCTGTGCTGGCTTGGCCTGCTCGCCGACGGCTACGACCTCTACGTCTACGGCGCCACCCTCCCCGCCCTGATCGGGCAGCCGCCCTTCAATGTCACGCCCGCCGCGGCAGGCGCGGTGGGCTCGTTGGCGCTGGTGGGGATGCTGCTCGGTTCACTCATCGTGGGTACGCTCACGGACCGGCTTGGCCGCCGCCGGATCTTTGTGTCCGCCCTGGCGTTGTTCTCGCTGGCCATGCTCGCCTGCGCCATGGCACCCAGCTGGGAGCTCTTCGCAGCGTTCCGCTTCATCGCCTGCTTCGGCGTGGGCGGCCTGCTGCCGACTGCGGTAGCCCTCACCAATGAATTCGCGCCGCGGGGGAAAAAGTCACTGGTCCTCGGTGCGGTGCTGACCGGGCCGGCAACGGGTACTGTTGCCGCTTCGCTGACGTCCCTCGCTGTCCTGGAGTCCAGTGGTTTCCGCCCGGTGTACGCGATCGGTGCCGCAGGGCTGCTGATCGTTCCCTTCGCCTGGTTCCTGCTGCCGGAGTCACCGTCGTTCCTGCGGACCCGGTCCCGCACCGCAGAGGCCGACAGCATCGAGGCCGCCTACGGGCTGCCCCGCACCACGGAAGTCCCGGCCACAGCCGTGCGGGTCTCTCCCACGCGCGCCCTCTTCGCCAACGGCACCGGCAAGACCACAGTCCTGCTGTGGGGCATCACTCTCCTGAGCCTGCTGACCATCTTTGGCGTCAGCACGTGGCTGCCGCAGATCATGCGCACTGCCGGGTTCGGCGTCGGATCCTCTGTGTCATTCCTGCTGGCCTACTCGGTGGGTGCCGTGGTCGGCACCGTCCTGGCATCTGTGGCCAGCCAGAAGTTCGGGCCCGGGCCGCTGGTGGTGGTGGGGTTCGCCAGTGCAGCGGCAGCCCTGCTCCTGATGTCCGCCAACCCGCCGGCCGCGCTCATGACGGTGCTCGCCGCCGTCGCAGGTTTCGGCGGCCTGGGCACGCAGAACATGATCAACGACTACATCGCCCAGTTCTACCCTGCCGCCACCCGCGCCACCGGCCTTGGCTGGGCACTTGCTGTGGGACGCATCGGAGCCATCGCAGGCCCAACCTACGGCGCACTGCTGGTGGGCTTAGGCGGCGGCGTCCCCGTAGCCGCCATTGCCTTCGCGGCGCCCGCCCTGCTGGGTGCGGTGCTCATGCTCGCACTGCGCACCAGGGCAGTGCGGCAGCCTGCCGCGCCCCGCGATGCGGAACTGGTGCGCTAA
- a CDS encoding GntR family transcriptional regulator, with amino-acid sequence MSATSRSTAGAAATAINNTQVPKHEQLRLIILKLAKEELEPGARLPSERTLMDSYGVSRITVRAAIGRLVNEGHLVRVPAKGTFVADSPVQSTLHLASFTQEMEAMGHVPSTVVLVAEAGAAPADTAEALSLPPGSEAIHLKRLRLADGRPVSVDDAWYNPEHARGLLDIDLTGSVYKALAAQFGHQIDRARQSVRSEGAPADVGALLGTGTGAPVLAFDRVSYSGPLAIEHSRSWYRSDRYSLNMEVRL; translated from the coding sequence TTGTCCGCCACATCAAGGAGCACCGCCGGAGCGGCGGCCACGGCCATCAATAACACCCAGGTCCCCAAGCACGAGCAGCTGCGGTTGATCATACTCAAGCTCGCCAAAGAGGAACTGGAGCCCGGCGCCCGGCTTCCCAGCGAGCGGACGCTCATGGACTCCTACGGTGTCAGCCGCATTACAGTCCGCGCCGCCATCGGCCGCCTGGTCAACGAGGGGCACCTGGTCCGGGTTCCGGCGAAGGGTACTTTCGTGGCGGATTCCCCAGTGCAGTCAACACTCCACCTGGCCTCGTTCACGCAGGAAATGGAGGCGATGGGACACGTGCCCAGTACGGTGGTGCTGGTGGCCGAAGCGGGCGCTGCCCCCGCGGATACGGCAGAGGCGCTCAGCCTGCCGCCGGGCTCCGAGGCCATCCACTTGAAGCGCCTCCGCCTGGCAGACGGCCGGCCGGTCAGCGTGGATGACGCCTGGTACAACCCCGAACATGCCCGCGGCCTTCTGGACATCGACCTGACCGGCTCGGTTTACAAAGCCCTCGCCGCGCAGTTCGGGCACCAGATCGACAGGGCACGGCAGAGCGTGCGGTCCGAGGGCGCCCCCGCGGATGTGGGGGCGCTCCTCGGAACCGGCACGGGGGCGCCGGTGCTGGCCTTCGACCGGGTGTCCTATTCAGGCCCCCTTGCCATCGAACATTCACGTTCGTGGTACCGCTCCGACCGCTACTCGCTGAACATGGAAGTCCGGCTCTAG
- a CDS encoding glucose PTS transporter subunit IIA — protein MGQSLVVLAPIAGTVIRLAEVPDPVFAGQMVGSGAAVEPPAGEMFDVVSPVAGKVVKLLPHAFVVVESSGRGVLTHVGIDTVKLKGEGFKLLIAQGDTVDAGAAVMRVDPTAALAAGYSMVSPVVVLDTKPDVATLTGAGTVTAGQELFSLD, from the coding sequence GTGGGTCAGTCCCTGGTGGTGCTGGCACCCATCGCGGGTACCGTAATTCGCCTTGCCGAAGTCCCGGACCCTGTGTTCGCCGGCCAGATGGTGGGTTCCGGGGCCGCAGTGGAACCGCCGGCGGGCGAGATGTTCGACGTCGTGTCCCCCGTAGCGGGAAAGGTGGTCAAGCTGCTGCCGCACGCCTTTGTTGTGGTTGAGTCCTCGGGGCGCGGCGTCCTCACCCATGTGGGCATCGATACGGTCAAGCTCAAAGGCGAAGGCTTTAAGCTTCTGATTGCCCAAGGCGACACTGTCGACGCCGGCGCTGCCGTCATGCGTGTCGATCCCACCGCCGCCCTTGCGGCAGGTTACTCGATGGTGAGTCCCGTCGTCGTCCTCGATACCAAGCCGGACGTGGCAACGCTTACTGGAGCCGGCACGGTCACCGCCGGCCAGGAGCTGTTCTCGCTGGACTAG
- a CDS encoding PTS glucose/sucrose transporter subunit IIB, whose translation MSKAEKIIEGLGGAGNIVEIEACITRLRTEVKDGSLVNEASLKAAGAHGVLTSGTAVQVIVGPEADNLAEDIEDLL comes from the coding sequence ATGTCCAAAGCAGAAAAGATCATTGAAGGACTGGGCGGCGCCGGCAACATCGTGGAGATTGAAGCCTGCATTACCCGCCTTCGCACGGAGGTTAAAGATGGTTCCCTCGTGAACGAGGCCTCCTTGAAGGCCGCCGGAGCCCACGGCGTGCTGACCTCCGGCACGGCTGTCCAGGTCATTGTTGGCCCGGAGGCCGACAACCTGGCCGAAGACATCGAGGACCTCCTCTAG
- a CDS encoding PTS transporter subunit EIIC codes for MSTSETAALAPEKKPNKAFATLQRLGRTLMLPIAVLPAAGILLRIGQADLLGAIPGFEGGAAVISAAGNAVFTWLPLIFAVGIAIGWAKKADGSTALAAVVGYMVIDCVFKAMSPLVLAGQVDPAGKQAMINYGVLAGIVVGLLSASLWQRFYRTKLPDFLGFFSGRRLVPILTSVSSLVAGVVLALAYPLFNAGLSAVGQAVASNAVAGGGIYGFANRMLIPAGLHHILNSGVWFLIGDYTDASGHLVRGDLNRFFAGDPSAGIFMTGFFPIMMFGLPAAALAIWRHAKPSQKKIVGGIMLSTALTAFFTGITEPLEYSFMFVAFPLYIVHAVLTGTSMALVNALGIHHGFTFSAGLIDFVLNFGKSQNGWLLIPIGLGYAAIYYFLFSFVIKRWNLRTPGREDDEVTVETDAAK; via the coding sequence ATGTCAACATCCGAGACCGCCGCCTTGGCTCCCGAAAAGAAGCCAAACAAGGCGTTTGCCACACTGCAGCGCCTGGGCCGCACCCTGATGCTGCCCATCGCCGTTCTTCCCGCCGCAGGCATCCTGCTGCGCATTGGCCAGGCCGACCTGCTTGGCGCCATTCCTGGATTCGAAGGCGGCGCCGCCGTCATCTCCGCAGCCGGCAATGCGGTCTTCACCTGGCTGCCGCTCATTTTTGCGGTGGGCATTGCCATCGGCTGGGCCAAGAAGGCTGATGGTTCCACTGCTTTGGCCGCCGTCGTTGGCTACATGGTGATCGACTGCGTCTTCAAGGCCATGTCCCCGCTGGTCCTGGCAGGACAGGTTGACCCGGCCGGCAAGCAGGCGATGATCAATTACGGCGTCTTGGCCGGCATTGTGGTGGGCCTGCTTTCCGCATCACTGTGGCAGCGCTTCTACCGCACAAAACTGCCGGACTTCCTTGGATTCTTCAGCGGCCGCCGCCTGGTGCCCATCCTGACCTCCGTTTCCAGCCTGGTAGCCGGCGTCGTCCTTGCCTTGGCCTACCCGCTCTTCAACGCCGGCCTTTCCGCGGTGGGCCAGGCCGTGGCCAGCAATGCTGTTGCCGGCGGCGGGATCTACGGCTTCGCCAACCGCATGTTGATCCCCGCGGGACTGCACCACATCCTGAACTCCGGCGTCTGGTTCCTCATCGGCGACTACACCGACGCCTCGGGCCACCTGGTCCGCGGTGACCTCAACCGCTTCTTCGCCGGAGACCCCAGCGCGGGCATCTTCATGACCGGCTTCTTCCCCATCATGATGTTCGGCCTGCCTGCAGCAGCGCTTGCCATCTGGCGCCACGCCAAGCCCTCGCAGAAGAAGATCGTCGGCGGCATCATGCTCTCCACCGCACTGACCGCCTTCTTCACCGGCATCACCGAACCGCTTGAGTACTCCTTCATGTTCGTGGCCTTCCCGCTCTACATCGTCCACGCCGTCCTGACCGGAACGTCCATGGCCCTGGTCAACGCGCTGGGAATCCATCACGGGTTCACATTCTCTGCAGGCCTGATCGACTTTGTCCTCAACTTCGGCAAATCACAGAACGGCTGGCTGCTCATCCCCATAGGACTTGGCTACGCGGCGATCTACTACTTCCTCTTCTCCTTCGTCATCAAGCGCTGGAATCTGCGCACCCCCGGCCGCGAGGACGACGAAGTCACCGTGGAGACCGACGCCGCCAAGTAG
- the nagB gene encoding glucosamine-6-phosphate deaminase: MEIIILPTPDDVARTAADAIEDQVRRGPSVLGLATGSTPLGTYQELIERHRSGGLSFAQAQAFLLDEYVGLPAGHPQSYHSVIREEFTTSVDFGDGAVRGLDGMARDPQAEAAAYEARIAAAGGVDIQILGIGTDGHVGFNEPMSSLASRTRIKTLTRQTRLDNARFFDAPEEVPDHVLTQGLGTIREARHLLLLATGEAKAEAVAAAVEGPVAAICPASALQLHPHVSVLVDEAAASRLAHREYYHDTFGRKPAWQGL, translated from the coding sequence ATGGAAATCATCATCCTTCCCACCCCTGACGACGTGGCCCGCACGGCCGCTGATGCCATCGAGGACCAGGTCCGCCGCGGCCCGTCCGTCCTGGGACTGGCCACCGGGTCCACCCCGCTGGGCACCTACCAGGAACTTATCGAACGGCACCGCAGCGGCGGCCTGAGCTTCGCGCAGGCCCAGGCGTTCCTGCTGGACGAGTACGTGGGACTGCCTGCCGGGCATCCGCAGTCATACCACTCGGTCATCCGGGAGGAATTCACGACCAGCGTGGACTTCGGCGACGGCGCGGTCCGCGGACTGGACGGCATGGCCCGGGATCCGCAGGCGGAGGCCGCCGCTTACGAGGCCCGGATCGCCGCCGCGGGCGGCGTGGATATCCAGATTCTGGGCATCGGGACGGATGGCCATGTGGGCTTCAATGAACCCATGTCCTCGCTGGCCTCCCGTACGCGGATCAAGACGCTCACCCGGCAGACGCGCCTGGACAACGCCCGCTTCTTTGATGCACCGGAGGAGGTGCCGGACCATGTGCTGACCCAGGGCCTGGGAACCATCCGTGAGGCCCGGCACCTGCTGCTGCTGGCCACGGGGGAGGCCAAGGCAGAGGCTGTGGCTGCCGCCGTCGAAGGTCCCGTAGCGGCCATCTGCCCGGCGTCGGCCCTCCAGCTGCACCCGCACGTCTCGGTACTGGTGGACGAGGCCGCAGCCTCCCGGCTCGCCCACCGCGAGTATTACCACGACACCTTCGGCCGGAAGCCGGCATGGCAGGGACTCTGA
- a CDS encoding copper homeostasis protein CutC — translation MAGTLSGRLVSVEGTAPQFELAVENADGVRLAAAVGAARVELCAALAETEGVTPSIGTIGQACGLGLPVHVLVRPRPGNFTYSPGELDVIERDAAAALGAGAAGVVVGVLASDGGPDVQAIRHIVAAARAVRPDAEVTFHRAFDAALAAGLDPAGALSRLEHAGVDRVLTSGGAPDCAAGLEMLRRIVRQGRRSAPSVQIMAGGGVTLALVPSLLEAGVHAVHTSARPRQGGGAGGDRAGAADHGLAARMAAAVAAVPLPQPTNEGR, via the coding sequence ATGGCAGGGACTCTGAGCGGCAGGCTTGTGTCCGTGGAAGGCACCGCGCCGCAGTTTGAGCTGGCCGTGGAGAATGCCGACGGCGTCCGGCTGGCCGCCGCCGTGGGCGCGGCCCGGGTTGAACTGTGCGCCGCCCTGGCGGAGACAGAGGGCGTCACGCCAAGCATCGGCACCATCGGGCAGGCGTGCGGCCTGGGCCTTCCCGTCCATGTCCTGGTGCGTCCGCGGCCGGGCAACTTCACCTATTCGCCCGGCGAGCTCGATGTCATTGAGCGCGATGCCGCTGCGGCTTTGGGTGCCGGAGCCGCGGGCGTGGTGGTTGGTGTCCTGGCATCCGACGGCGGCCCGGATGTCCAGGCAATCCGGCACATTGTGGCAGCAGCGCGGGCCGTGAGGCCGGATGCCGAAGTCACGTTCCACCGCGCGTTCGACGCAGCCCTGGCCGCCGGCCTGGACCCTGCCGGGGCGCTCTCCCGGCTGGAGCACGCAGGGGTGGACCGGGTCCTCACCAGTGGTGGGGCCCCCGACTGCGCCGCGGGGCTGGAGATGCTGCGCAGGATTGTGCGGCAGGGACGCCGGAGTGCTCCCTCGGTCCAGATCATGGCCGGTGGGGGTGTCACCCTGGCGCTGGTACCGTCGCTCCTTGAAGCGGGAGTCCATGCCGTGCACACGTCGGCGCGGCCCCGGCAAGGGGGCGGGGCGGGCGGGGACCGCGCCGGCGCCGCGGACCACGGACTGGCCGCCCGCATGGCTGCCGCCGTGGCGGCCGTGCCGCTGCCCCAACCGACGAACGAAGGACGGTAA
- a CDS encoding amidohydrolase family protein has protein sequence MGKELFLRGRIVTASLDIADGVVAADGGLVTFAGPAQDFPGVLPPDAPGGRILVPGLVDVHCHGAYGSDFSEGDPDGAERAARYLHSRGTTTLLASLVTGEPGDLVRNLEILRELAGLGLIAGSHLEGPFLSGQQCGAHDPVLLLEPDPEVVARMLAAAGPTLASMTLAAELPGASELAAQLAARGIIPSLGHTAADHATAAAFLARAAAALDSAGNSTGRNRPTVTHLFNAMPPLHHRSPGPVSASLSAAKAGQAVVELIADGVHLAPETVKLVFDLVGPHNITLVTDSMAATGLEDGQYRLGSLSVTVAGGVARVDATGAIAGGTSTLLDVIRSCVAAGVPLRDAVTSASAVPASLLGLSAYAGDLRAGMQADVVVLDQDLNLKAVLRSGEWVTAPG, from the coding sequence ATGGGCAAGGAACTGTTTCTTCGCGGCCGCATCGTCACCGCCTCGCTGGATATTGCGGACGGGGTGGTGGCGGCCGACGGCGGCCTGGTCACTTTCGCGGGCCCGGCGCAGGACTTCCCCGGGGTACTTCCGCCGGACGCACCCGGCGGACGCATCCTGGTGCCCGGACTGGTGGACGTGCACTGCCATGGCGCCTACGGTTCGGATTTCTCGGAGGGCGATCCCGACGGCGCCGAGCGGGCGGCACGCTACCTGCACAGCCGCGGGACCACCACGCTGCTGGCCAGCCTGGTTACCGGAGAGCCCGGGGACCTGGTCCGGAACCTGGAGATACTGCGGGAGCTGGCAGGCCTGGGGCTGATTGCCGGATCGCACCTGGAAGGTCCGTTCCTCTCAGGCCAGCAGTGTGGCGCGCACGATCCCGTCCTGCTCCTGGAACCGGATCCTGAGGTGGTGGCCCGCATGCTGGCCGCGGCAGGGCCAACCCTGGCCTCCATGACCTTGGCGGCCGAGCTGCCCGGCGCCTCCGAACTCGCCGCCCAGCTTGCGGCCCGCGGCATCATCCCATCCCTGGGCCACACCGCCGCGGACCATGCGACGGCGGCAGCCTTCCTGGCGCGCGCGGCCGCGGCTTTGGACTCGGCCGGCAATTCCACCGGCAGGAACCGCCCAACGGTAACCCACCTGTTCAATGCCATGCCTCCGCTTCACCACCGCTCCCCCGGGCCAGTATCGGCGAGCCTCAGCGCAGCCAAGGCCGGGCAGGCTGTGGTGGAGCTGATTGCCGATGGCGTGCATCTGGCACCGGAAACCGTGAAGTTGGTGTTTGACCTTGTGGGGCCGCACAACATCACGCTGGTGACCGATTCGATGGCCGCCACCGGGCTGGAGGACGGACAGTACAGGCTGGGGTCCCTCTCCGTCACAGTTGCCGGCGGCGTAGCCCGGGTTGACGCCACTGGCGCCATTGCCGGCGGCACCAGCACGTTGCTGGACGTCATCCGCTCCTGCGTTGCTGCCGGAGTTCCGTTGCGGGATGCCGTCACCTCCGCGTCGGCAGTCCCGGCATCGTTGCTGGGTCTCTCGGCGTATGCGGGCGACCTGCGCGCCGGAATGCAGGCCGACGTCGTCGTTCTTGACCAGGACCTGAACCTGAAGGCAGTGCTGCGAAGCGGCGAATGGGTCACCGCACCCGGCTGA